The Pedobacter roseus genome contains a region encoding:
- a CDS encoding SusD/RagB family nutrient-binding outer membrane lipoprotein, giving the protein MKTNILKKYSLLLCTGMLMISACTKNFEDINTNPSAYGAATFDPNYTLTTAQLTYTGSIDFAYDTWRGNLIYSSTMMQGLSTVVSYWAGDKYLLNEGYTAAYWGSTTVGAYVEQVKPIVDIVEFTKGSPKYNNVRQVARLWKALIFERITDLYGDAPYSEAGQGYYTGNLAPKYDKQQAIYTDLLKEVEEATNALDVNGDKVTGDAIYKGDINKWKRFGNTLLLRIAMRLTKVDANTAKAYAQKVIGKTMLSNDDNAFVKHDVSGARVTQNRNSQVLSGDGGQENYYVKWSQTFINKLKTANDPRLAKVAVTGLYLDENSKTQNPNFSADPLLQKGMPNGKDLSGIAGRDVRQDASYTTFPAYSSPNPAMIKKDGVTFILTYAESEFLLAEAAQRWGVGGSAATHYASGLSAGITFLSQYDASLAISGTVADAYAAANPYVAANGLEMINTQYWLHTCTMLDFYETWSNWRRSGFPALTPVVYPGNATNGTIPRRFPYPVEEAAKNNANYKAASSAVPGGDNLTGRVWWDK; this is encoded by the coding sequence ATGAAAACGAACATATTAAAAAAATATAGCCTGTTACTTTGTACCGGCATGTTAATGATCTCGGCTTGTACCAAAAATTTCGAGGATATCAATACCAACCCATCTGCTTATGGAGCAGCAACTTTTGATCCCAATTATACGTTAACCACTGCTCAGCTTACCTATACCGGCAGTATCGATTTTGCTTACGATACCTGGAGGGGAAATTTAATATATTCTTCTACCATGATGCAGGGACTTTCTACCGTGGTAAGTTACTGGGCAGGAGATAAATATTTACTAAACGAAGGATATACCGCAGCATACTGGGGCAGCACAACCGTAGGTGCTTATGTAGAGCAGGTTAAACCGATTGTAGATATTGTTGAATTTACAAAAGGATCTCCTAAATATAATAATGTGCGCCAGGTGGCCCGTTTATGGAAAGCACTGATCTTTGAACGCATTACGGATTTATATGGCGATGCACCGTATTCGGAAGCAGGACAAGGTTATTATACCGGCAACCTGGCACCAAAATATGATAAACAACAGGCCATTTATACCGATTTATTAAAAGAAGTAGAAGAAGCCACCAATGCATTGGATGTTAATGGTGATAAAGTTACCGGCGATGCCATTTATAAAGGTGATATCAACAAATGGAAAAGGTTCGGAAATACCCTTTTGTTGCGTATTGCGATGCGTTTGACCAAAGTGGATGCAAACACAGCCAAAGCCTACGCCCAAAAAGTGATCGGTAAAACCATGCTCAGTAACGATGATAACGCTTTTGTTAAACATGATGTATCTGGTGCAAGGGTAACGCAAAATAGAAATAGCCAGGTATTATCGGGCGATGGTGGTCAGGAAAATTATTATGTTAAATGGTCGCAAACTTTCATCAATAAATTAAAAACAGCAAACGATCCGCGTTTAGCAAAAGTTGCCGTTACAGGTCTATATCTGGATGAAAACAGTAAAACACAAAATCCCAATTTCAGTGCCGATCCGCTTCTGCAAAAAGGAATGCCTAATGGAAAAGACTTAAGCGGTATTGCGGGCAGAGATGTGCGGCAAGATGCTTCTTACACTACGTTTCCGGCTTATTCGTCGCCTAACCCGGCAATGATTAAAAAGGACGGGGTTACTTTTATTTTAACCTATGCCGAAAGCGAATTTTTATTGGCAGAAGCGGCACAAAGATGGGGTGTAGGCGGTTCGGCTGCTACCCATTATGCCAGTGGATTATCTGCAGGTATCACTTTCTTATCACAGTACGATGCCAGTTTAGCCATTTCAGGTACGGTTGCTGATGCTTATGCAGCAGCCAATCCTTATGTTGCTGCCAATGGTTTAGAAATGATCAATACCCAATATTGGTTGCATACCTGTACCATGCTCGATTTTTATGAAACATGGTCTAACTGGCGCAGATCCGGATTTCCGGCTTTAACTCCAGTGGTTTATCCAGGTAATGCCACCAATGGTACCATTCCACGTCGATTCCCATACCCGGTAGAAGAAGCGGCCAAAAATAACGCCAATTACAAAGCAGCCTCTTCGGCTGTACCTGGTGGTGATAACCTCACAGGCAGGGTTTGGTGGGATAAATAA
- a CDS encoding S10 family peptidase → MKFRFILTTFLCAGLFVHAQQGPKKSQSKETVTTTQVTVKDEPKSSANERNIKVESSVITNHSVTIDGKAVPYKATTGTLPVWDEDGKPIAGLFYTYYERSDVQNRDKRPLVISFNGGPGSASVWMHIAYTGPVVLNIDDEGYPVQPYGYKENPYSILDVADVVYIDPVNTGYSRAVSKDIPTNKFFGVRADIKYLAEWINTFVTRNNRWASPKFLIGESYGTTRVSGLALELQNSQWMYLNGVVLVSPTELGIERSGPVDAALRLPYFAATAWYHKALAADLQGKDLTAMLPEVESFTINELIPAISQGGMLSADKKKAIATKMARYSGLSEKVILDYNLNVPTDFFWKELLRDKGFTVGRLDSRYRGIDKMSAGEGPDYNAELTSWLHSFTPAINMYIRNELNYKTDLKYNMFGAVYPWDKTGDQTGDNLRQAMAQNPYLHLLVQSGYYDGACDYFNAKYSMWQLDAAGKLQDRMSWEGYRSGHMMYLRKDDLKTANSHIREFIKKALPKPGEAAKF, encoded by the coding sequence ATGAAATTCAGATTTATACTTACCACCTTTTTGTGTGCAGGTTTATTTGTACATGCGCAACAAGGGCCAAAAAAGAGTCAGTCAAAAGAGACTGTAACCACTACGCAGGTTACCGTTAAAGATGAACCCAAATCATCGGCAAACGAAAGAAACATAAAAGTAGAAAGCTCCGTAATCACCAACCATTCGGTAACGATCGATGGAAAAGCTGTTCCATACAAGGCCACTACCGGTACACTTCCGGTTTGGGACGAAGACGGCAAACCCATTGCCGGTTTGTTTTATACCTATTATGAGCGTAGCGATGTGCAGAACCGTGATAAAAGACCCTTGGTAATTTCTTTTAACGGTGGCCCGGGTTCTGCATCAGTTTGGATGCACATAGCCTATACAGGTCCGGTGGTGCTCAATATCGATGATGAAGGTTATCCTGTGCAGCCTTACGGTTATAAAGAAAATCCATATTCTATTTTAGATGTTGCCGATGTGGTTTACATCGATCCCGTTAATACCGGTTATTCGAGGGCAGTGAGCAAAGATATTCCAACCAATAAATTCTTCGGTGTACGTGCCGATATTAAATACCTGGCCGAGTGGATCAATACTTTTGTAACCCGTAACAACCGCTGGGCTTCGCCAAAATTTTTAATCGGCGAAAGTTACGGTACCACCCGTGTTTCGGGCCTGGCGCTAGAGCTGCAGAACAGCCAGTGGATGTATTTAAACGGCGTGGTGCTGGTATCGCCAACCGAACTGGGTATTGAGCGTAGTGGCCCCGTTGATGCCGCTTTACGTTTACCTTACTTTGCAGCTACCGCCTGGTACCATAAAGCCTTGGCGGCCGATTTACAAGGCAAAGATTTAACCGCCATGTTGCCCGAGGTAGAAAGTTTTACCATTAATGAGCTCATTCCGGCCATTTCGCAGGGTGGAATGTTAAGTGCCGATAAAAAGAAAGCCATAGCAACAAAAATGGCGCGTTATTCTGGCCTTTCGGAAAAAGTAATTTTAGATTATAACCTCAACGTACCTACCGATTTCTTTTGGAAAGAGCTATTGAGGGATAAAGGTTTTACTGTTGGGCGCTTAGATTCGCGCTACCGCGGTATTGATAAAATGAGCGCTGGCGAAGGGCCAGATTATAATGCAGAACTGACTTCCTGGCTGCATTCATTTACCCCGGCTATTAATATGTACATCCGCAACGAGCTTAATTATAAAACTGATTTAAAATATAATATGTTCGGCGCTGTATATCCCTGGGATAAAACAGGAGATCAAACAGGTGATAACCTCCGTCAGGCGATGGCACAGAATCCGTACCTGCATTTATTGGTGCAATCGGGCTATTATGATGGTGCCTGTGATTATTTTAATGCAAAATACAGCATGTGGCAGTTAGATGCAGCGGGTAAACTACAGGATAGGATGAGTTGGGAAGGTTACCGCAGCGGGCACATGATGTACCTCCGTAAAGATGACCTGAAAACGGCAAATAGTCACATCCGCGAGTTTATTAAAAAAGCATTGCCAAAGCCAGGCGAGGCCGCTAAATTCTAA
- a CDS encoding acetyl-CoA carboxylase carboxyltransferase subunit alpha has translation MQQIKTSFDFEKPIADLVQQIEKVKQVAEKTKVDMSATLDELDGKLEETTNNLYKNLTGWNKVQMSRHPDRPQTLDYINMICDDFIEMHGDRTVKDDKAIIGGFATINGQTVMVIGHQKGKNTKERQFRNFGMANPEGYRKALRLMRLAEKFNKPVVSFIDTMGAYPGLEAEERGQGEAIARNLLEMSVLRVPIICIVVGEGASGGALGIGIGDRVYMLEHTWYSVISPESCSSILWRSWDFKEKAAECLKLTSDDMFGNKLIDGIIPEPLGGAHQDPELMGRTLKDYIIKDLATLGKLKTDKLIEQRIDKFCAMGVVNE, from the coding sequence ATGCAGCAGATAAAAACATCATTCGATTTTGAGAAACCTATTGCCGATTTAGTTCAGCAGATAGAAAAGGTTAAGCAAGTTGCCGAAAAAACCAAGGTAGATATGTCTGCCACGTTAGATGAGCTTGATGGTAAATTAGAAGAAACTACCAATAACTTATATAAAAATTTAACCGGTTGGAACAAGGTTCAGATGAGCCGTCATCCTGATCGTCCGCAAACCCTTGATTATATTAACATGATCTGCGATGATTTCATCGAGATGCATGGTGATAGAACGGTTAAGGATGATAAAGCGATTATCGGTGGTTTTGCCACCATAAACGGTCAAACCGTTATGGTTATCGGCCACCAAAAAGGTAAAAATACCAAAGAGCGTCAGTTCCGTAATTTCGGAATGGCTAACCCGGAAGGTTACCGCAAAGCTTTACGTTTAATGCGTTTGGCTGAGAAATTTAACAAACCGGTAGTTTCTTTTATTGATACGATGGGTGCTTACCCGGGTTTAGAGGCAGAAGAACGCGGACAAGGTGAAGCGATTGCCAGAAACCTGTTAGAAATGTCGGTATTACGTGTGCCGATTATCTGTATCGTGGTGGGTGAAGGTGCTTCTGGTGGTGCTTTAGGTATCGGTATTGGCGATAGGGTATATATGCTAGAGCATACCTGGTATTCGGTAATCTCTCCTGAATCTTGCTCATCTATTTTATGGAGAAGCTGGGATTTTAAAGAGAAAGCCGCTGAATGTTTGAAATTAACGTCTGACGATATGTTTGGTAACAAATTAATCGATGGCATTATCCCTGAACCGCTTGGTGGTGCACACCAGGATCCGGAATTAATGGGCAGAACTTTAAAAGATTATATCATCAAAGATTTAGCTACTTTGGGTAAACTAAAAACCGATAAACTGATCGAACAAAGAATTGATAAATTCTGTGCGATGGGTGTTGTAAACGAATAA
- a CDS encoding REP-associated tyrosine transposase, with amino-acid sequence MSDQYQARDPEGIYFLTFTIVDWVDIFTRLSHKEIIINSLKYCQSKKGLTLYAYCLMTNHIHLIASASGSVKLFEIVRDFKKFTNRAIIEEINSGNESRKKWLLNKFDFAAKYITRIENYKVWQDGYHAVELISPEFTFQKLNYIHQNPVLAGIVSDPQHYTYSSASNYHGLGGPIEVELLDID; translated from the coding sequence ATGTCAGATCAATATCAAGCCAGGGATCCGGAAGGAATTTATTTCCTAACCTTTACAATTGTAGATTGGGTTGATATATTTACTCGTTTATCTCATAAAGAAATCATTATTAACTCGCTAAAATACTGTCAATCAAAAAAAGGATTGACACTATATGCGTATTGCCTAATGACCAATCATATACATCTCATTGCATCCGCCAGCGGAAGTGTAAAGCTTTTTGAAATTGTCAGAGATTTTAAAAAATTCACAAATAGGGCAATTATTGAAGAGATTAATTCAGGAAATGAAAGTCGGAAAAAGTGGTTATTAAATAAATTTGATTTTGCTGCAAAGTATATAACCCGCATTGAAAATTATAAAGTATGGCAAGATGGTTACCATGCTGTTGAACTAATTAGTCCAGAGTTTACATTTCAAAAATTAAACTATATCCATCAAAATCCAGTTCTGGCTGGAATTGTGTCTGATCCTCAACATTACACTTATAGCTCTGCATCTAATTATCATGGCCTTGGGGGACCAATAGAGGTTGAGCTGCTGGATATTGATTAA
- a CDS encoding glycosyltransferase family 117 protein, which produces MNYSKVNNIVGWICFLIATITYVLTLEPSASFWDCGEFIASAFRMQVVHQPGAPLFLMIQRFFSIFATGDLTRIAYWMNVGSAVSSGATILFLFWTITALAKKTILNAGEELTTGKLISIMGAGAVGALAYTFSDSFWFSAVESEVYAQSSLFTAIVFWAILKWEAHADEPRADRWLLFIAYIMGLSIGIHLLNLLTIPALAFIYYFKRTDKATTAGIFKTLIVGILILAVIQYGIIQYLVSFGAYFDLFFVNTLGLGFGTGVLFFAILLIGALVWGIRYSIKHQKKLLNLGLLSVVLIIFGYASFSMIIIRAKADPNLNNSAPKDAFSFLSYLNREQYGDRPLGYGPNYNSERTGVTEGKTIWRKGKDKYEVAGKKTDYEYNNNTLLPRMYSDDARHASFYKEWMHLDDSKNPNLVDNVGFLASYQIGYMYMRYFFWNFVGRQNDEQGQGSGFEGEWISGIKPIDAMLRGDQSHLPPSTVDNKAYNRFFFLPLLMGIIGALWHFKRNQKDAGVVALLFFFTGIAIVLYLNQKPLEPRERDYAYVGSFYAFAIWIGLGALAIKEWLFKKLTPTTGAIGATVIGLLAAPVIMAEQGWDDHDRSTKLVPHDIALDYLQSCAPNAILFTYGDNDTYPLWYIQEVENVRPDVRIVNLSLFDTDWYINGLRQKQNESAPLPITMKPEQYVQGERDVMPYDDYKIAGSIELKNVVDLLLSNDESDKVPMQDGTKSNFLPTKNLKITIDPQQVVSTGTVPAADASKIATEMDWKFNKGYVTKGTLAMFDILAHNNWKRPIYFASTVPSEQYNGLDKYLYSEGLALRLLPLKADTTASEDRPEQLNTPAMYNNVMTKFKWGNMKTAKYLDPQSSDDTFIFTNIFSSLTGSLIKDGKIDGAKKVVDKYFAVMPTDKFFGIRTVVVKFYMAENLYKLGETARANDIIDKSGVYINKELTYLADISQSKGLTGSQNIQTGLYYLDRMIKTSKAAGQDKLSDKLQKTFNALENRLSAFFPQQQGPQQ; this is translated from the coding sequence ATGAATTATTCAAAAGTTAATAATATAGTAGGCTGGATCTGCTTTTTAATTGCTACAATAACTTACGTTTTAACCTTAGAGCCTTCTGCAAGTTTTTGGGACTGCGGCGAATTTATCGCATCGGCATTCAGGATGCAGGTTGTTCACCAGCCAGGTGCACCTTTATTCTTAATGATCCAGCGTTTCTTCTCCATCTTCGCAACCGGAGATTTAACCAGAATTGCATATTGGATGAACGTAGGTTCGGCCGTATCAAGCGGAGCAACTATTTTATTCCTATTTTGGACAATCACAGCATTGGCTAAAAAAACGATATTAAATGCTGGCGAAGAACTAACCACTGGTAAATTAATCAGCATTATGGGTGCAGGTGCCGTTGGTGCGCTGGCTTATACTTTCTCTGATAGTTTCTGGTTCTCGGCTGTAGAATCGGAGGTTTATGCGCAATCGTCGTTATTTACCGCAATTGTTTTCTGGGCCATCCTTAAATGGGAAGCACATGCAGATGAGCCGCGTGCCGATCGCTGGTTATTGTTTATTGCCTATATCATGGGTTTATCAATCGGTATCCACTTATTAAACTTATTAACCATCCCGGCACTTGCTTTTATCTATTATTTTAAAAGAACAGATAAAGCAACCACAGCAGGTATTTTCAAAACCCTTATTGTGGGTATCCTGATTTTAGCGGTAATCCAATATGGTATTATTCAATATTTGGTTTCATTCGGTGCTTATTTCGATCTTTTCTTTGTAAACACCTTAGGTCTTGGTTTTGGAACCGGCGTTTTATTCTTCGCTATTTTATTAATCGGAGCTTTGGTTTGGGGAATCCGTTATTCCATCAAACACCAAAAGAAATTGTTAAACTTAGGTTTACTTTCGGTTGTATTGATCATTTTCGGTTACGCCTCTTTCTCGATGATCATCATCAGGGCCAAAGCTGATCCGAACTTAAATAACAGTGCTCCTAAAGATGCTTTCTCTTTCTTAAGTTACCTCAACCGTGAACAATATGGCGATAGACCATTAGGTTACGGCCCTAATTACAACTCAGAAAGAACAGGTGTAACCGAAGGAAAAACCATCTGGAGAAAAGGTAAAGACAAATATGAAGTAGCAGGCAAAAAAACCGACTATGAGTATAATAACAATACTTTGCTGCCACGTATGTACAGTGACGATGCGAGACATGCGAGTTTTTACAAAGAATGGATGCATTTAGATGATTCAAAAAATCCTAACCTGGTTGATAATGTTGGCTTTTTGGCCAGTTACCAGATCGGTTACATGTATATGCGTTATTTCTTCTGGAACTTTGTTGGTCGCCAGAACGATGAGCAAGGTCAGGGAAGTGGTTTTGAAGGCGAATGGATCAGCGGTATTAAACCAATTGATGCCATGTTGAGAGGCGATCAAAGTCATTTGCCGCCATCAACTGTCGACAATAAAGCTTATAACCGTTTCTTCTTCTTACCTTTATTAATGGGCATTATCGGTGCGCTTTGGCATTTCAAACGCAACCAGAAAGATGCTGGTGTAGTGGCTTTATTATTCTTCTTTACTGGTATTGCCATTGTATTATATTTAAATCAAAAACCATTAGAACCGCGCGAAAGGGATTACGCTTATGTAGGATCGTTTTATGCCTTTGCAATATGGATAGGTCTCGGGGCACTCGCCATTAAGGAATGGCTATTTAAAAAATTAACCCCAACCACAGGCGCCATTGGTGCAACGGTTATCGGTTTATTGGCTGCTCCGGTAATTATGGCCGAGCAGGGCTGGGATGACCACGACCGCTCAACCAAGTTGGTTCCACACGATATTGCATTGGATTACCTGCAATCGTGTGCGCCAAACGCCATCTTATTCACCTATGGCGATAATGACACCTACCCACTTTGGTACATCCAGGAGGTAGAAAATGTGCGCCCGGATGTGCGTATTGTAAACTTAAGTTTATTTGATACGGATTGGTACATTAATGGTTTAAGACAAAAACAAAATGAATCGGCGCCATTGCCTATCACGATGAAACCTGAGCAATATGTACAGGGCGAAAGAGATGTAATGCCGTATGATGATTATAAAATTGCGGGCAGTATTGAGCTTAAAAATGTAGTTGATTTATTGCTATCAAACGATGAGAGCGATAAAGTACCGATGCAGGATGGCACAAAATCTAACTTCCTGCCAACCAAAAATCTTAAAATTACGATAGATCCGCAACAAGTGGTAAGTACAGGAACGGTGCCAGCAGCAGATGCTTCGAAAATAGCAACAGAAATGGACTGGAAGTTTAACAAAGGTTATGTAACCAAAGGTACATTGGCTATGTTCGATATCCTTGCACACAACAATTGGAAACGTCCTATTTATTTTGCTTCTACCGTACCTTCTGAGCAATATAATGGTTTAGACAAGTATTTGTACAGCGAAGGTTTGGCTTTACGCTTATTACCGCTAAAAGCTGATACAACAGCATCAGAAGATAGACCAGAGCAGTTGAATACACCTGCGATGTACAACAACGTGATGACAAAATTTAAGTGGGGTAATATGAAAACCGCTAAATATTTAGATCCACAATCGTCAGATGATACTTTTATTTTCACCAACATTTTCAGCAGCTTAACCGGCAGCCTGATTAAAGACGGTAAAATTGATGGGGCCAAGAAAGTTGTAGACAAATATTTTGCGGTAATGCCAACAGATAAATTCTTTGGTATCCGTACCGTTGTAGTGAAGTTCTATATGGCCGAAAACTTATATAAATTGGGCGAAACGGCGAGAGCGAACGATATAATAGATAAATCCGGAGTTTATATCAATAAAGAACTTACCTACCTAGCCGATATCTCGCAATCGAAAGGTTTAACCGGATCGCAGAATATCCAAACAGGCTTATACTATTTAGACAGAATGATCAAAACGAGTAAAGCCGCTGGTCAGGATAAATTAAGCGATAAGCTTCAGAAAACATTCAATGCTTTAGAGAATCGCCTTTCGGCTTTCTTCCCGCAACAGCAGGGTCCGCAGCAATAA
- a CDS encoding glycosyltransferase family 117 protein, translating to MNYSRINTIGGWLCFSVAALTYILTLDQSVSFWDCGEFISSAFRMEVVHQPGAPIVSMIQRLFSALAFGDKTKAAYFINIASALASAGTILFLFWTITALAKKTVIKKGEEISKQQIIGIMGAGLVGALAYAFSDSFWFSAVEAEVYAMSSLCSAIVFWGILKWESQADEPKADRWLLFVAYIMGLSIGVHILNLLTIPALIFVYYFKKNPSPSWQGVLKIFFVSIAALAVVQFGIIQYMVSLAASFDYFFVNTMNLSFGSGILFFAVLLIGGLVYGIRYSILKNKRALNLILLFTVLLLFGYSSYALLVIRAQAKPNLNNYNVDNVFSLSRYLGRDQYGDRPLLYGENYNSEKIDIKETGKIFRKGDKKYESAGTKSAYVFADQTLMPRMYSDKPEHVRFYKNYMGFDDAHKPTLIDNLKYLFSFQTGQMYMRYFMWNFVGRQDNEDGQFGGKDGNWLSGIKPVDAMRLGSQKNLPPSIIENKSYNRFFFLPLIIGLIGAVWHFKRNQKDAGVIGLLFVFTGIAIVVYLNSVPIEPRERDYAYVGSFYAFAIWIGLGVFGLKEWVFKKLTPARASIFASVIALFGAPVIMANQGWDDHDRSDSHVARDMSVNYLKSCAPNAILFTYGDNDTYPVWYAQEVENVRPDVRVVNLSLFTADWYIDGMRRKQNESAPLPITLKPEQYVEGTRDIMYYQDYKVAQHIELQQILDILLSDHDEDKVTMNDGSKYNVLPTKNLKLAVNPQQVLDTGTVPKEDAGKIANSMEWTFNQNYVTKGTLALFDILAHNNWERPIYFTGAMPDEQYVGLNKYLYSEGLNKRLLPLKPDTAITEDYDRINIKPLYNNLMNVYGFGNIKNANHLDRQSADDVTMLSNMFNGLLNGMINEGKIAESKKVADKYVAVIPAKFYSMRQVMSTYYFTESLYRLNDLNRANAMIKKTADYVGKELTHLADLSESKNQLAAEQNVRFYLGYLGQMAKLTGVFKQTELSKSLEKLYNDLFARFAPYAAG from the coding sequence ATGAATTATTCAAGGATTAACACCATTGGAGGCTGGCTCTGTTTTAGCGTTGCCGCACTCACGTACATCTTAACTTTAGATCAATCCGTAAGTTTCTGGGACTGTGGCGAATTCATCTCCTCAGCCTTCCGAATGGAGGTAGTGCACCAGCCTGGCGCCCCCATAGTCTCCATGATCCAAAGATTATTCTCTGCCCTGGCTTTTGGCGATAAAACCAAGGCAGCTTACTTTATCAACATTGCTTCGGCTCTTGCAAGCGCAGGAACCATTTTATTTTTATTCTGGACAATTACAGCTTTGGCAAAGAAAACGGTGATTAAAAAAGGTGAAGAAATCAGCAAACAGCAAATCATTGGCATTATGGGTGCCGGTTTGGTTGGCGCTTTGGCTTATGCCTTTTCTGACAGTTTCTGGTTTTCGGCGGTAGAGGCTGAGGTTTACGCCATGTCGTCGCTTTGTAGTGCGATTGTATTTTGGGGTATTTTAAAATGGGAATCACAGGCCGATGAACCAAAAGCAGACCGGTGGTTACTTTTTGTAGCCTATATTATGGGGCTTTCTATCGGTGTGCATATTTTAAACCTGCTTACCATCCCTGCATTAATATTTGTTTATTATTTTAAAAAAAATCCATCGCCCAGCTGGCAAGGTGTTCTAAAAATATTTTTTGTTTCCATTGCTGCTCTAGCTGTGGTTCAATTTGGCATCATTCAATACATGGTGTCGCTTGCAGCAAGCTTCGATTACTTTTTTGTAAACACCATGAATTTAAGCTTCGGCTCGGGGATATTGTTTTTTGCTGTTTTATTAATCGGAGGCCTGGTGTATGGCATCCGTTATTCTATCCTCAAAAACAAAAGGGCTTTAAACCTGATTCTATTATTCACCGTACTGCTTTTATTTGGATACAGCTCCTACGCATTATTGGTTATCAGGGCACAGGCCAAACCTAACCTGAACAATTATAATGTAGACAATGTATTCTCACTTTCGAGATACCTGGGCCGCGATCAATATGGCGACAGGCCTTTACTTTATGGCGAGAATTACAATTCAGAAAAAATCGATATTAAAGAAACAGGCAAAATATTTCGCAAAGGCGACAAAAAATATGAATCGGCGGGAACAAAATCGGCCTATGTTTTTGCTGATCAAACTTTAATGCCACGGATGTACAGCGATAAACCTGAGCATGTACGCTTTTATAAAAATTATATGGGTTTTGATGATGCACATAAACCTACGCTTATCGATAATTTAAAATATCTGTTCTCTTTCCAGACCGGGCAGATGTACATGCGTTATTTTATGTGGAATTTTGTAGGGCGGCAGGATAACGAAGATGGACAATTTGGAGGCAAAGACGGTAACTGGCTCAGCGGCATTAAACCTGTGGATGCGATGAGGCTTGGCAGTCAAAAAAATCTGCCCCCATCCATTATAGAGAACAAATCCTATAACAGGTTTTTCTTTTTGCCTTTGATTATTGGTTTGATCGGCGCAGTTTGGCACTTTAAACGCAACCAAAAAGACGCTGGTGTTATCGGTTTATTATTTGTTTTTACCGGAATTGCGATTGTTGTTTACTTAAATTCTGTACCGATTGAACCCCGCGAGAGGGATTATGCCTATGTAGGCTCATTTTATGCCTTCGCCATCTGGATAGGATTAGGAGTATTTGGACTGAAGGAATGGGTATTTAAAAAATTAACGCCAGCACGTGCGAGTATTTTTGCTTCGGTTATTGCTTTGTTCGGTGCGCCGGTTATTATGGCCAACCAGGGCTGGGATGATCACGACCGTTCTGATAGTCATGTAGCCAGGGATATGTCGGTTAACTACCTTAAATCATGTGCCCCTAACGCTATTCTGTTTACTTACGGCGATAACGACACCTACCCTGTTTGGTATGCGCAGGAAGTGGAAAATGTACGTCCGGATGTGCGGGTGGTAAACCTGAGTTTATTCACAGCAGATTGGTATATCGACGGCATGCGCAGAAAGCAAAATGAATCAGCACCACTTCCCATCACCTTAAAACCTGAGCAATATGTTGAAGGCACGAGGGACATTATGTACTACCAGGATTATAAAGTTGCTCAGCATATCGAGTTACAGCAAATTTTAGATATCCTTCTCTCCGATCACGATGAGGATAAGGTAACCATGAACGATGGCTCGAAATACAATGTTTTACCTACAAAGAATCTGAAACTTGCGGTAAATCCGCAACAGGTTTTAGATACGGGTACGGTACCCAAAGAAGATGCGGGTAAAATTGCCAATAGTATGGAATGGACGTTTAACCAAAATTACGTAACCAAAGGAACTTTGGCGTTATTCGATATTTTGGCACATAACAATTGGGAACGACCCATTTATTTTACCGGAGCCATGCCCGATGAGCAATATGTGGGACTGAACAAATACCTTTATTCGGAAGGATTGAACAAAAGGCTGCTTCCATTAAAACCCGATACGGCTATTACCGAAGACTACGACAGAATCAACATTAAACCTTTGTACAACAACCTGATGAATGTTTATGGTTTTGGTAACATTAAAAATGCCAATCATTTAGACAGGCAATCTGCTGATGATGTAACCATGTTATCGAATATGTTTAACGGTTTATTAAACGGCATGATCAACGAAGGTAAAATTGCGGAGAGCAAAAAAGTAGCGGATAAGTACGTTGCGGTAATCCCGGCTAAATTTTACAGTATGCGCCAGGTAATGAGCACCTATTATTTTACCGAAAGCCTTTACCGCTTAAACGACCTGAACCGCGCCAATGCAATGATAAAAAAAACAGCCGATTATGTTGGAAAGGAACTCACCCACCTTGCCGACCTTTCGGAAAGTAAAAACCAGTTGGCAGCCGAGCAGAACGTGCGTTTCTACCTTGGTTATTTAGGTCAAATGGCAAAATTAACCGGAGTATTTAAACAAACTGAGCTGAGCAAAAGTCTCGAAAAACTATATAATGACCTGTTTGCCCGCTTTGCACCTTATGCAGCAGGCTAA